The following coding sequences lie in one Rutidosis leptorrhynchoides isolate AG116_Rl617_1_P2 chromosome 4, CSIRO_AGI_Rlap_v1, whole genome shotgun sequence genomic window:
- the LOC139844817 gene encoding LOB domain-containing protein 30-like, translated as MSTNPSTSSTSGGGGGGGGSSGGGGPCGACKFLRRKCVSGCVFAPYFDSEQGAAHFAAVHKVFGASNVSKLLSHLPVQRRHDAVVTICYEAQARLRDPVYGCVSQIFALQQQVVNLQAELSYFQAHLATLEGHTPTPPPQPPQASVPPAGLTINDLSTASPAIGSYDISSLLEPMVQPSWTMQPPRTTQMDPRQFMSLAPIRAPTDLPPPSSEENDFHELARELMLRPNNVSSGSGACKIEGPSLPPHDR; from the exons ATGAGTACAAATCCGAGCACTAGTAGCacaagtggtggtggtggtggtggtggtggaagtaGCGGTGGTGGTGGTCCGTGTGGTGCTTGCAAGTTTTTGAGAAGGAAATGTGTCTCAGGGTGCGTATTTGCACCCTATTTTGATTCTGAACAAGGTGCAGCCCATTTTGCGGCGGTACATAAAGTTTTTGGAGCGAGTAACGTATCAAAATTACTGTCTCATCTTCCTGTTCAAAGGCGGCATGATGCTGTGGTAACAATTTGTTATGAAGCTCAAGCTAGGCTTAGAGACCCTGTCTATGGTTGTGTTTCACAGATCTTTGCTCTTCAACAACAG GTTGTGAATTTACAAGCAGAGCTCTCGTATTTTCAAGCTCACTTAGCAACCTTAGAAGGTCATACTCCAACTCCACCACCTCAGCCACCACAAGCATCAGTTCCACCAGCAGGGTTAACTATCAACGATCTTTCAACCGCCTCACCGGCAATTGGTTCATATGACATATCATCACTTCTTGAACCAATGGTGCAACCTTCATGGACAATGCAACCACCAAGGACAACACAAATGGATCCTCGCCAATTCATGAGTCTCGCCCCTATAAGAGCTCCGACTGACTTGCCACCTCCATCGAGTGAAGAAAATGATTTTCATGAGTTGGCTAGGGAGCTTATGCTGAGGCCAAATAATGTGAGTTCGGGATCAGGGGCATGCAAAATTGAAGGGCCGTCTTTGCCACCTCATGATCGTTAA